One window of the Streptomyces sp. TS71-3 genome contains the following:
- a CDS encoding magnesium and cobalt transport protein CorA — MSMIRDLRAAVRPSIRKDGSPYSAFDTAPESRVPSCVVDCAVYHEGHRVESSETLTPHQAMLHVRSRGGFAWIGLHEPTEEEFAGIAREFGLHPLAVEDAVHAHQRPKLERYDDTLFTVFKTIHYVEHAELTATSEVVETGEVMCFTGQDFFITVRHGGQGSLRALRHRLQEEPELLAKGPSAVLHTIADHVVDGYLAVADAMQDDIDLVETEVFSAPRKGRGTSRGVDAGRIYQLKREVLEFKRAVAPLARPMQLLSERPMRLVDPDIQKYFRDVADHLARVQEQVVGFDELLNSILQANLAQASVAQNEDMRKITSWAAIIAVPTMVCGVYGMNFDHMPELHWRFGYPVIMGITVAICYGIHRTLKRNGWL; from the coding sequence ATGTCGATGATCCGCGACCTGCGTGCCGCCGTCCGTCCCTCGATCCGCAAGGACGGCAGCCCCTACAGCGCGTTCGACACCGCCCCTGAGTCCCGAGTCCCGTCGTGCGTCGTGGACTGCGCCGTCTACCACGAGGGCCACCGCGTGGAGTCCTCCGAGACCCTGACGCCGCACCAGGCCATGCTGCACGTGCGCAGCCGCGGCGGATTCGCCTGGATCGGCCTGCACGAGCCGACCGAGGAGGAGTTCGCCGGCATCGCCCGCGAGTTCGGACTGCACCCGCTCGCCGTGGAGGACGCCGTCCACGCCCACCAGCGCCCGAAGCTGGAGCGCTACGACGACACCCTGTTCACCGTCTTCAAGACGATCCACTACGTGGAGCACGCCGAACTCACCGCCACCAGCGAGGTCGTGGAGACCGGCGAGGTGATGTGCTTCACCGGCCAGGACTTCTTCATCACCGTCCGGCACGGCGGCCAGGGCTCCCTGCGCGCGCTGCGGCACCGGTTGCAGGAGGAGCCCGAGCTGCTGGCCAAGGGCCCCTCGGCGGTGCTGCACACCATCGCCGACCACGTCGTCGACGGGTACCTGGCCGTCGCCGACGCCATGCAGGACGACATCGACCTGGTGGAGACCGAGGTGTTCTCCGCGCCCAGGAAGGGCCGGGGCACCTCGCGCGGTGTCGACGCCGGCCGGATCTACCAGCTCAAGCGGGAGGTGCTGGAGTTCAAGCGCGCGGTGGCACCGCTGGCGCGTCCCATGCAGCTGCTGAGCGAGCGGCCGATGCGGCTGGTCGACCCGGACATCCAGAAGTACTTCCGCGACGTCGCCGACCACCTCGCGCGCGTCCAGGAGCAGGTCGTCGGCTTCGACGAGCTGCTGAACTCCATCCTCCAGGCCAACCTGGCCCAGGCCTCGGTCGCGCAGAACGAGGACATGCGCAAGATCACGTCCTGGGCGGCGATCATCGCGGTGCCGACGATGGTCTGCGGTGTGTACGGCATGAACTTCGACCACATGCCGGAGCTGCACTGGCGGTTCGGCTACCCGGTGATCATGGGCATCACGGTCGCCATCTGCTACGGCATCCACCGGACGCTGAAGCGGAACGGCTGGCTCTGA